The Syntrophus gentianae DNA segment AAGAGAGGTCACAGGCATGAAAGATAAAGTACAGGAAGTTCTGAATCAGATAAGACCCGGACTTAAGGCTGATGGAGGCGATGTCGAACTGGTCGATGTCAGCGAGGACGGCGTGGTCAAGGTTCGCCTTGTCGGCGCCTGCAAGGGATGCCCCATGTCTCAGATGACATTGAAGATGGGGATCGAAAAGATTCTGAAAGAGAAAATCGCTGCCGTCAAGGAAGTGGTATCGGTCTGAAATAGATCATAACATGACCCGTTTCCGGTGCGGGAAAACGGATCATGAAATAAAATGAAATAAAAATTAAAAAGGAGATAGAATTATGGCTTACGTAATTACCGACGATTGTTTGGCTTGTGGTTCCTGTCAGGATGAGTGCCCGGTTGGTGCGATCAGTGAAGGAGATGACAAGTATGTAATCGATCCCAATCTCTGCACCGATTGTGGAACTTGTGCAGAACAGTGCCCTGCGGAAGCGATCGTACCCGGCGAAGGAAAGTAAGTTTTCAAAACTCGCTCAAAAGGGGAAACCACTTCACGGTTGAATGTACGGAAGTGTTTCCCCTTTTTTATTTTTTAAATCATCATGTCATTTCTTATTTCCTTTGAAGGCATTGAAGGGTGCGGAAAGACCACCCAGTTGAAATTGGCCGCACAATTTCTCCGGAAATCGAATGTTCCCGTTCTGACGACGGAAGAACCAGGTGGTACGCCACTGGGTAAAAAGATCCGGAAACTGCTTTTGAACCGGTGGTCCTTTGAAATCTGTGCAGAAGCGGAAATTTTGCTCTTTCTGGCCGCACGAGCTCAGCACATCCGCGAAGTTCTCCGTCCCGCTCTGGATCGGGGGGAGTGGATACTGTGTGACCGCTTTTCCGACGCCACGATGGTTTATCAGGGTATCGTCCGGGGGATCGAGACGACATGGATTCGTCAACTCGATGATTTCGC contains these protein-coding regions:
- a CDS encoding NifU family protein, producing MKDKVQEVLNQIRPGLKADGGDVELVDVSEDGVVKVRLVGACKGCPMSQMTLKMGIEKILKEKIAAVKEVVSV
- a CDS encoding DUF362 domain-containing protein, translating into MAYVITDDCLACGSCQDECPVGAISEGDDKYVIDPNLCTDCGTCAEQCPAEAIVPGEGK
- the tmk gene encoding dTMP kinase, which encodes MSFLISFEGIEGCGKTTQLKLAAQFLRKSNVPVLTTEEPGGTPLGKKIRKLLLNRWSFEICAEAEILLFLAARAQHIREVLRPALDRGEWILCDRFSDATMVYQGIVRGIETTWIRQLDDFATSSLKPDLTFLFDLPAEKGLHRAMQRMTGIPENAREDRFEQEGLKFHQKIREGYLSLARQEPDRFRVLNADADIASISREVCRHLSIFRSQHS